ttccaaatgagtaaaggggattagtttctatagaaactgtggtgctgcgtcggtggggaagtggtacacgaaaatttggtttatcaacggagttgataatgtaaattgaccaccgtacagagattgaaaagctgacgtttcgagcgttagcccttcgtcagagcgaaggacgAGCGAAGAGCGAAGCCCTtggctctgacaaagggctaacgctcgaaacgtcagctttccaatctctgtacggtggtcaatttacattatcaactccgttgataaaccaaattttcttctaaattccaattcgatccggAATGCTCGCAGGTTTGATATACATGAGCCTTTGGCTCGGGAGATCAGGCAAAAACTACTCACGTTACGgagcttaaataaattgatttgatttgatttgattttgatctTTCTGTTTGGTCCTGTTGTGATTCGTCTTGGTAGGTAATTTCCTATTGTTTTTttgacagtcgtttgaaaacctcGCTGATGCGTAACTAACAAAAAGCAGTCAACCAAACCAAAATCTCAAGCAATTGCTAACAATTTATGGAAGTTTTCGTACTTCAACTGGTGCTTGGGCAATGTGCTTTCCTTCGTTATCTTTCTTTCCAGATTGACGTTTACAGAACCCAAATCTGAGGCTTAAAACATCCATACATGTGCCTCATGTATTGATTTTACGGCAATACTCTTTGTCTGTAGAGAGAAGGATAGAGAGAAGAATGGAGATGCATACAAAAACGGACGCAGGGATGTGAGCgttgttaaaataaaataattttaaagaaaacgaataaAGAACATGATTGAAAGTGATATTTGGGATGAAGCTCGTGGCGATACGGTTccatgaaaaaaagttaatttacaTGTGAACTCGACGGGAAGTTATAGTGAAAGAGTTGAGGGTGCCAATATTATATTTCTGCGAGAAGAGAGTTTGGTattgattgaaaaataattttaagtcAAAGACACAAGTAGAATATTTAGGGTTGAAAGTCGACTTCTATATTCTCTTGATCTGACAATTATTCTTCGCAGCGAGATAAATATTCTGTTTGAAAAAATTGGAAGAAACTGTGCTGCGCAATAAAACTGAGGAAATTTAAGATGAAGCAAAGTTCAAATTTGCGCACAAAAAGTGTAAATGTTAGCTAAACGTTTCGAGGCCACTCCCTCTTCGTCATTGGTTTGAGAGCAACTGAAAAATAGCCTATGTAACGTAACGTTcctataaaaacaaaaatcgcaacgTTTACAGCGCGCGCTGACTTTAGATGAAACTAAAGTCCACATTGAGACCGCCAGCATGTAGAGTGCGGTGTCTGAAAATCATCCTGGCCTCATAACTGCGTCTGTCTCTGGCATCCCTGAAAGCCGAATGGGTGACAGAAACCAGCATGTTCGAGTTGTGTGACCCTAGAAAGCAAAATGGCGTCCAACAGTAAGATCGGAGTCTGGTGGCCTTGTTGAATGTATATGTTCTCTAAATCTGTCACTTAAACGTCTACCTGTTTCTCCGATATGTTACTCAGAGATAGCGAAAAATCAGGTTAATTAAATGAATAAGTGCTAATTGTGATTGATAGGAACAATAAGGTTCCATTTTAAATTGATTGGTTACCAAGCACTCCATGCGAGTTTAGCCCTGTTTTCCGAGACTACACTGACGTTTTGGTTACTCATTGGTTTGTCATCACAGCATCACTTCCTTGTTGGCTCCACTGCATTCCCCATTATTATTTACCTTTACATTTGCAAATTCTCAAGAAAAATTAGATAAAAACAAATGACCGCTACTCCTCTATAAAAGTGTTCCtcttagcctgcgagcaagctttctcgtgcggtgtgggtgggtggagagagaaagagagagaggttGCGATCATGTTTCATAAATTTGACTTTCTGCGTCCAAAAAGTGGACGCGaaatgctgattggctaacttgaTCAGGTGATGACGTACTATGCATTTCATGCACGCGATTTcctaataaaaacaaaaatagagcACGGTGATGATGTTATCCGTAAAGCTTGCGAGAATTTTTTGTTACATTTGAAATATCCATTGACATTGAGACCCGAACAGCGTTAGGCGGTGGAAGCTTTGCTTCAGGGCAAAGATGTCCTAGCTATTTTACAGACAGGATACGGCAAAAGTATGATTTTCCAAGTTTATCTTGCTGGAGCTGCTCTTAAAGTGAAAGAGCACCAAACAGTTTTGGTCGATGCATCATCTCTCCCCTGCCACAcacaccgcacgagagagcttCCTCGCAGGCTATGTTCCTCTGGGAGACAAGcatatcatttctttgtttgtttcactaATTCTTggatcatttatttattaatttatggtaaaaaagaaatggataacATAGACCCAAATGATACACTCTACAGCAGTAACCGAAGGAGAGACTATCAAAacgccattgactatcatgaaaaacggctgaaaattgcacacgaaatcggtgatcggtccggagaaggagcagcctatggaaatcttggtattgcttaccacTCACAAAGTGgatatcgaaaagccattcagtatcatAAAAGAcgactgaaaattgcacaagaaaacgGTGATCGGTCGGGAGAAAAAGCATCGTATaaaaatctcggtagtacttaccactcactgggtgactatcaaaaagccattgagtatcttgaaaaacttctGAAAACTGCAcgagaaaccgatgatcggtccggagaaggaacagcctatggaaatctcggtaggacttaccactcactgggttactatcgaaaagccattaagtatcataaaaaacttttgaaaattgcacaagaaatcggtgatcagtccagagaaggaacagcctatggaaatctcggtagtacttaccactcactgggtgaatATGGAAAAGCCATTAACTATCataaaaaacgattgaaaattgcacgagaaatcggtgatcggtcggGAAAAGGCACAGCCTATGAAAATCTTAGTATTGCTTACTACTCACTAAGTgaatatcgaaaagccattgagtatcataaaagacgattgaaaattgcacaagaaatcggtgatcggtccggaaaAGGAGCAGGCTATGCAAATCTTGGTAGTGCCTACGTGTCACTAAGTAAATCTGGacgagccattgagtatcatgaaaaacttttgaaaattgcacaagaaatcggtgatcggtccggagaaggagcaggctatggaaatctcggttgtgcttaccaatcactgggtgacaaTCAAAAAGCTATTGAGCATTATGAAAAACgcttaaaaattgcacaagaaagcggtgatcggtccggagaaggagcaggctatggaaatcttggtagtgcTTACCTCTCACTAAGTGAATATGGacaagccattgagtatcatgaaaaacatttgaaaattgcgcaagaaatcggtgatcggtccggagaaggagcagcctatggaaatctcggttgtgcttatcaatcactgggtgactatcaaaaagccattgagcatcatgaaaaacgattgaaaattgcacaagaaatcggtgatcggtccggagaaggagcaggctatggaaatctcggttgtgcttaccaatcactgggtgactatcaaaaagccatagagtatcatgaaaaactatggaaaattgcacaagaaatcggtgatcggtccggagaaggagtagcctatggaaatctcggttgtgcttaccaatcactgagtgactatcaaaaagctattgagtatcatgaaaaacacttaaaaattgcacaagtaatcggtgatcggtccagagaaggaacagcctatggaaatctcggttgtgcttaccaaacattgggtgactatcagaaagccattgagtatcatgaaaaacgattgagaattgcacaagaaatcggtgatcggtccggagaaggaggaggctatggaaatcttggtagtaCTTACCTCTCACTAAGTGAATATGGACAAGCGATTGAGTATCttcaaaaacatttgaaaattgcacaagaaatcggtgatcggtccggagaaggaacagcctatggaaatctcggttgtgcttaccaatcactgggtgactatcagaaagccattgagtatcttgaaaaacgattgagaattgcacaagaaatcggtgatcggtccggagaaggaataggctatggaaatcttggtagtgcTTACCTCTCACTAAGTGAATATGGacaagccattgagtatcatgaaaaacatttgaaaattgcgcaagaaatcggtgatcgggccggagaagcaGCAGCCTATGGAGATCTTGGTAATGCTTGCCTCTCACTAAGTGAATATGGacaagccattgagtatcatgaaaaactattgaaaattgcacaagaaatcggtgatcggtccggagaaggagcaggctatggaaatcttggttgtgtttaccaatcactgggtgactatcaaaaagccattgagtatcatgaaaaaggattgaaaattgcacaagaaatcggtgatcggtccggagaaggagcagcctatggaaatctcggttgtgcttgccgatcactgggtgactatcaaaaagccattgagtatcatgaaaaactattgaaaattgcacaagaaatcggtgatcggtccggagaaggagcagcctatggaaatctcggttgtgcttgcCGAtccctgggtgactatcaaaaagccattgagtatcatgaaaaacgattgaaaattgcacaagaaatcggtgatcggtccggagaaggagcagcctatggaaatctgggttgtgcttaccaatcactgggtgactatcaaaaagctattcagtattatgaaaaacgcttaaaaattgcacaagaaatcggtgatcggtccggagaaggagcagcctatggaaatttcgGTTGTGCTTGCcgatcactgggtgactatcaaaaagccattgagtatcatgaaaaacaattgagaaTTGCACaacaaatcggtgatcggtttggagaaggagcaggctatGGAGATCTTGGTAGTGCTTACCTCTCACTAAGTGAATATGGACAAGcgattgagtatcttgaaaaacatttgaaaattgcacaagaaatcggtgatcggtccggagaaggagcagcctatggaaatctcggttgtgcttgccgatcactgggtgactatgtaaaagccattgagtatcatgaaaaactattgaaaattgcacaagaaatcggtgatcggtccggagaaggagcaggctatggaaatctcggttgtgtttaccaatcactgggtgactatcaaaaagccattgagtatcatgaaaaactattgaaaattgcacaagaaatcggtgatcgacccggagaaggaacagcctatggaaatctcggttgtgctcaCCAAtcgctgggtgactatcaaaaagccattgagtatcatgaaaaactattgataattgcacaagaaatcggtgatcggtctgGAGAAGGGACatcctatggaaatctcggttgtgcttaccaatcactgggtgacaatcaaaaagctattgagcattatgaaaaacgattgaaaatttcacaagaaatcggtgatcggtccggagaaggagcaagctatggaaatcttggtagtgcTTACCTCTCACTAAGTGAATATGGacaagccattgagtatcatgaaaaacgtttgaaaattgcacaagaaatcggtgatcggtccggagaaggagcagcctatggaaatctcggttgtgcttatcaatcactgggtgactatcaaaaagccattgagtatcttgaaaaaggattgataattgcagaagaaatcggtgatcggtccggagaaggaagagcctatggaaatctcggtagtacttaccagtcactgggtgactatcgaaaaggcattgagtatcttgaaaaacaattgaaaattgcacaagaaatcggtgatcggtccggagaaggagcagcctatggaaatattgGTAGTGCTTACCTCTCACTAGGTAAATATGGACAagcgattgagtatcatgaaaaacgtttgaaaattgcacaagaaatcggttatcgctccggagaaggagcagcctatggaaatctcggtagtacttaccactcactgggtgactttggaaaagccattgagtatcatgaaaaacaattgaaaattgcacaagaaatcggtgatcggtccggagaaggagcagcctatgaaaatctcggtaTTAGTTACCACTTacttggtgactatcgaaaaggcattgagtatcttgagaaatctttgaaaattgcacaagaaatcggtgagcGGGACAGAGAAGGAACTACTTATCGCGAAATTGGAAAGTTTTACTTTTCTCTTGAACAATTCGAAAACGCGGCAGATAATTTCGGTTGCTCGCTGGAAGCCTTTAATGCTGTGAGGTCTTGCTTGAAGTCTAAAGATGAATGGAAAATAAAGTTTCGTGAGCTGTACGAGACGACGTTCTCTGGCTTATGGAAGTCGTTGTTAAGAATTCAAAAGTTGGATGAAGCTTTGCTTGCGGCTGAacgaggacgagcgcagactttgtctgatAACTTGCTGATTCAATACAAACTTCCTGCATCCTTATCAGCTGCCACAATTTACCCCAGAGAGACAATATCTCACCTCTTGACAGAGGTTTCTTTACCAATtatttttctagcaattgaaggacttacgatcaacatctggtttctcagcaggggaaagaaagttatattTCGGAGAGGGAGGCTGGAGGGTGATAGAACGGAGAATGATCCAGTACGCGCGCTACTACAATCCTGTTTAGAAAAAATACGAAATGAAGTTAGTGTAAGGTGTGAAGATCGCACAATGGATGAACTCACCCGAGACTGCCCGTCTAGCAGAGAAGTGTGCGAAGAAGTGAAAAAACCATTCCAGTCTTTAGACAATCATTTCAAGGCATTTTATGATGGAATCATTGGTCCagttgttgacttgcttggacctcaagacgacgagttggtcattgttcctgatagtgcgctgtgctttaccccatgggccgcagttattgaatcgattaggattcgcactgttccatctcttacaagttatcaattgctCTTAAGTGTCCCCGAAGGCCATCataagaagacaggggcgcttttggtcggaaatccgtgcttaaaagagttgaagaaaccCTTAGACGACTTACCAGgtgctcaaaaggaagtagaaatgattgcatcaattctcagcACCAGACCCTTAACAGGGAGAcgggcaacaaaagctgaagtaataggacggatgtcgtcagttggtttaattcatattgctgcccacggaaacgaactcactggagaaattgctttgtctccaaaccctggatgggcTTCGAAGTTCCCTCAAAGAAAggattacattttgaaaatttccgaTGTTCAAGCGGCAAaccttcgagctcgtcttgtggtcttaagttgctgtcacagcggacgaggcagaatcttcaagggtgagggtgtggtcggtattgcacgtgccttcttggcagctggtgctcgctCTGTGTTGGTgtccctgtgggcaatagatgacgaagctacgatggtgttcatgaaaagtttctaccaacacctaaaGGAAGGAAAGACCGCCAGTGTTGCTATTCACCAGTCGATGAAATCCTTACGTGAATCTGAAGAattttctgagatgaggtactgggctccattccaacttatcggagatgacgttaAGATTCAATTCGAGGCAGAGGATGacgtcaaagaatgaaagagttaacagtttcagttttcttttcttttttcgcgCTGGCGAGATTTTAGTAGaacgcgagaaaaaaaaaaggcctcaCAATCCGGCAATTACATCACGTGTGTCTGTTGTTTTTAGAGAACAAGAAAAATGTAAGTAGCAAAAACTTTAACGAAAAAATATGGTTTATGATGATTTATcaagatttgttttatttttttatatttaccaATATGTGATACGACGCCTCATAGTAAACTATTTCAAATATAGTAACTCAAAGCtttctgaccaatcagaacgcgcatAATAACTCAGTTGTCTTGATAAATTATACTATATTGTGAAACAGCAAAGATATATACGCCTTTTGTCATTGGTGAAAAACCTATCGTTCATTTGAATGTAAACTACTTGATCACTTAAGGATCACGCGTTGTatgattaacaaatagattccatgttgccgtgcgtttgttcagtaatagatcacagatgacgtcaaaatgtggtaagaacaaaaaagtggcacaggaggtgcagccgagtgtgtcactgatgttcttaccacattttgacgtcctctgtgatctattactgaacagacgcacgggaacatggaatctgtttgttttatataataaaaaaattaaaatacacggaaaaaatgcccttttatttcaaatttcgccactttgacagacacgaaaatagcactgacgtgatcttatgtctataaaaaatgaagcgaactgattgcttgctatgcttagcaaagaattgcatgtgattggttcaaattcaaaatttaaaaaaaattgaatctagcgctgtcgtcatctgtgcgtctgtcctctaatagatcatataggcgagaaccaattagaatgcgagaattacttgggttattatataatgaaTGAGAGATGACAAACCTTGatcacattatttttttttttaattcaaaattcaaatttagtAATCTTTGTCATCATCATTTTGTAAGATAACAGAAAGGCCAAAGCCAGAGGCTTATATGGCGAGGGCCACGTTGTTTAGGATATGAATATTAGTATTGATGATCCTATTCATGACAAAGTGAAAGGTAAAGCGATAAGGTGAAATACAGAAATAGCTGTTATGAAATGAAGGGAAATAACAATAAGTAACTAGGCAAGTGTCAGTTAAGTCGTAATAAATTCACAATGAGCACAAATAATCTCTTAGTCTTTGtctatattttaaagtggtTAATGAATTACGAAGAGTTATTCCAAATTTAAGGGCCTTGCACTCGACGAGAAAAAGAGTATCTGTGAGAATAGACGtgaaagttaatttttttacctGGTAGAGTACTTGTGAAAATTAGAGTTAAGGATAAAGAAGAAACGAGAGAGTAATGGACtggagttttaatttgttttgtgaAGAAATACAAAGCAATATGTTTATAAATTTGGAATATactgttgaatagttaattgaTTATACTTGCAAGGTGGTATCTCTAGAGTTGGTCGTGTCTAGTATTTTTATTGGTATGGCTTTGataggtggtcctccttgagtgtaagACGTCTACTACTATCCAGATGAAATAAAAAGTTCAATTGCCAGACAAAACGGGAGTaccaccttgttataaataaacgTGTAAAAGCAGTAGTTAGTTAGTTCGTTAGGAGCAAGAGATATTGTAAGTAGAGTTGAAATCCAAATACAAGTAATTGCAGCACCACAATGCCAGTGTCTGTTTTGGAGATTCAGAGTCGCGATACCTTTCACAAGGCGAGCCGCACGATATTATCAAGAATCTGTTGAGTTTTAAAGAGCGGGTAGGAGTGTGCACGAGGTAAAGAAGTGGTAGTATGTGAGTAGAGTAAGCAGGGGCCCAAACAATAGAGTAGCACTGTAGATATCATGTGAAGTATCAACGAATTGTATAGAGTGAGAAGAGTCTCTGTGAGACGGAACTGCCGTAGTTTGACAATGATCCCGATCAAGAGAGCTCTTCATACTCTCTTGGGAGAGATCATTTTTAGATGAGGCTGCATGCCATGATATATTTTGATAGACTCGGATCATACCGAGGAATTTGGTCGATTCAACTCTCGTAATTTTATTGCCATCTATGAAGATTAAATGATCAAGATTGATTTGCTTTTGAgagggatgaaaaaaaaattggtcttATCAGGATGTAAAGTTTAATTCAACAAGAAGCCACAAGAAAAATTTCACGATTTACAGGATCGCATAGTTCAGAAGTATCCTTATGCTTGAAGAATATGTTAGTGTCAACAGCAAAGAGGATAAAAGAGAGAGAAATTGAGgatgaaaatttgttattaatATATAGGAGAAGTAAGACTAGGTCTAATAGAGACCCCTAAGGAACACCACTTGTAATCGGCTGCAATGAAGAATTATTGCAGCCTGACTAGATGAAAATCCATACCATACTCGCTTTCCATCAATTTGGCCTCTACTTTATTCCATTGTTTGTTGCTCCTCAATTCTTAACCCCTCTCACCAAGAAACAAAagccatttgctgaaaaacccttttatataatttttaacttttaaacaAAGAACTCGCCGATTTTGCGAACTATGCATTGATTACCATGATTTAATTActgaatttcaagttttcttcggtatttgtgttttttgtttttaaaatcttTATTGCATATGGATTAATATCTGTAGTTCCTCAGCTCTGGTGAAACAAAACAGTTCAACTTTTTAtctactcttttttttttttcaaatatatttataattgtaaatatgattccttTTATTAGTAACATTATAAACAAAGATTattgatgcaattttattttattttttattttaaataataatgCCAGTATCATTAATATCATCATAATTATCAACATACACCAAATTTGAGCATAAATTATCACTTGAACACAGCAGTTGCACGGCAACAGGGGATCAATGAAGTTGCAACAGGGGACCAATGAAGTTGCAACAGGGGATCAATGAAGTTCTCGGAAATACGTGTGATGAGAGAGAAGGGGGCATAGTTAAGCGGTTTTGTAGTAGTGCGTCGTTATTTCCTGAGACTCGTTCTCGTTCTCTCCCTACTTGGTTTCATTGCGATCATATCATAAGTAACCGTTCAAGTTTAAAAAACGCTTAATACACATAGCTTTTCGGAGGTTTGTCagtcagaaaaacaaaaacgatcCTAATTGCTAATTATTTTGTTcgatattatttatattatctTCTCACCACTCAGCTTTTAATTTAGAACAGGTTGAGAAGGtccataccgtatttactcgaataagcgccgcatctgggacaaaaaagttaataagcgccgccctgGAATAAGCGCTGCACCCCCCGATGCTCTCGCCGCTAATATTTTcactctcgttatcatgaaactctcaggttttttcaccgcgtgaatttctctcgtaattctagatttactatcagtttagtattagttcataggaaaattaacagatagaaagtgtgccgttgaataaaaatatagagaaaaagaaaatttgccttgtacaatgtttaaataagcgccgccctcgaataagcgccgcccacGAATAAGCGctgcacttgtggcgcgaaaaattaaataagcgccacggcgcttattcgagtaaatacggtatgtatATTATATTTATCAAGGAGATTTAATGCTCCCGTATTCATTGGTCAGCGGAGTATCTTATCTTGCAGTGATGTAGGACTTCGAAGAGATCAAGGGAGAGACAAGTTCCATACAAAATACTGAACTATTtaagttcttttcttttataaTGAAAATTCTTATCGCTTAGTTTATATACAGACACTGAATCACGTGTTGGTTTCAtaagcctcacctttctatatatatatatatatattttgaacAAATCTCTTGGTATTTTTAAGGCAGAGTGACTTATAGCCCTTATAAACCACAGAAAGAGAAGGTATGGGAAGGAAGGCTGACtatgttttttcaaattttcgtgCGAGAAAATGAATTTGTATGAAGGGGTCTGGATCAATTATTTCCCGCACCGGCATTGCAACGTCACAAGTGGAAACCACGTTGAAGCTgtgaatttttgttaaaatggcGTTCATTCTTAACtttgaggatcatagcttcacttgatttcatattcCAAGTTCAATATacgattcatttcatatatcatttcgtCCTGTAACACTTTAATAGCAGTGCAAGCATCAATAAATAAACTTTAATAAATTGGTGGATCCAAGAGAGAATAAATCTCAATTTGCTGAATCTGGGCATGCATGCAAGGTGGAATTTTTCCAAGCAACATATCGATTCTACTTGCACGCGTAATTGAAAGAGGAGGGGTGAATCAAGCAATCTCGCTACTCGAGAAACGAGGTGAAAAATGTTCGCTTTCGCCAAAAAAGCGTTGACGACCAGGACAAGAATCAACTTCTTAATTACCCTCAAAGAATGGTTTCAGAAACACCTAACTTGGGAAGTAACACACGGCGATGGTTCTTCAAACACGCGAATTTCAGTTTGGTGCATTTCTTTATcgtttcaaaattgtctttggTATGAACCAAGGAGTGACGGGTAGTAATCCTCTCGCCACCAGTCAATTCGCCACTAAGAGTTGTTTGTTCTTGTATTATAAACGTTGAAGGGGCTTGATAAGACGGGGGTGGCGAATTGGTTGGTGGCGAGCCGGCGTAGTGCCAATATGACCATAAACCGGAGCGACAAACCTTGATGCAATCAAAGTTCCGTAAAATGCAGTTAACAAAGATTAACCActgaaaagtaaaaagaaaaaaagagaaggcAACATCACGTATAGAAAAGCATTAGTTTTTAATCCCATATATAGCATGTGTGGCAGGCGTTGGAAAGGGAAGAGAACGGAGGAATCGGTGGGAAAGATGTTGGTCGTGCAAGAAAGCGAAGGAGTTCCCCTCCCCTCTTCCTTGCGCGCCGTTCACGTTAATGCTTAGTAACACATAATTTGAACAAATTTGTACGAAATAACTTTGAACTTCGACCGACAAACCCAATGATTTTGTGAACTCATTTGGTGCCAGAGGTTATTCGTGTCGTCATCTTTTTCTTTGATAACATTGTGCAGCTCGTGCCCGGCAGATAGATTCGCTCCTGTCAAAAACTTCGTGCATATTTGCGTGAGTATTTGCATTCTCGTCTTAAATTTGGGATACCTGTGTAATCACATGACCATTCCAAGATGGAGGAGGGATTATAGAACTTGGGTGTTTTTGATTATGGTTCTTTGTGTTAGTATTTTTAACTACGTAAAGATTAAAGGCGGAAATTTCGTGCACTTATCAATTTCTGATGGACTCTAGGAATTGTTGGAGAAGTGCAGTTGAAAAAATATCGACATATTTTGAAAGAATACGCCTCGCAATTGAAAGGCTTCAAAGGTGCTTTGAATGACTCAGTTGGAGCGTCATGGGATTTTACCTTAGACCCTATCGCTTTGTAAGTATCATGAATCTGTtgtttcatttaaatttttgtttttacaatttCCCTGCAATTTTGGtatgaaataaatatataaaggAAATCATGATAGTTTGTTCCCCTCTCCACCTTGCACAGCATTTgtttttcatgttattttttttatctaccACCCCACCCCGTTAAGAGTGGTAGGCCAATCCTCAACTCAACCTCTTGTCGGTTAGTACGTGGTGTAAGCCTAAATGTCCCGAGCATTTTCTTCAAGTATTGTGTCCCTAAATCTTTCTAGACATCCTGTGTAACTATTACCTCGTTACCCTGTTACCTTGCTACTCTGTCACTCTGCTACTCTGTTACTCTGTCACTCTGTTACCTTGTTACTCTGTTATTCTGTTaccttgttttccttttactCTCCTAACTTGTTACCTTTTTACCT
This genomic stretch from Acropora muricata isolate sample 2 chromosome 5, ASM3666990v1, whole genome shotgun sequence harbors:
- the LOC136917109 gene encoding tetratricopeptide repeat protein 28-like — encoded protein: MDNIDPNDTLYSSNRRRDYQNAIDYHEKRLKIAHEIGDRSGEGAAYGNLGIAYHSQSGYRKAIQYHKRRLKIAQENGDRSGEKASYKNLGSTYHSLGDYQKAIEYLEKLLKTARETDDRSGEGTAYGNLGRTYHSLGYYRKAIKYHKKLLKIAQEIGDQSREGTAYGNLGSTYHSLGEYGKAINYHKKRLKIAREIGDRSGKGTAYENLSIAYYSLSEYRKAIEYHKRRLKIAQEIGDRSGKGAGYANLGSAYVSLSKSGRAIEYHEKLLKIAQEIGDRSGEGAGYGNLGCAYQSLGDNQKAIEHYEKRLKIAQESGDRSGEGAGYGNLGSAYLSLSEYGQAIEYHEKHLKIAQEIGDRSGEGAAYGNLGCAYQSLGDYQKAIEHHEKRLKIAQEIGDRSGEGAGYGNLGCAYQSLGDYQKAIEYHEKLWKIAQEIGDRSGEGVAYGNLGCAYQSLSDYQKAIEYHEKHLKIAQVIGDRSREGTAYGNLGCAYQTLGDYQKAIEYHEKRLRIAQEIGDRSGEGGGYGNLGSTYLSLSEYGQAIEYLQKHLKIAQEIGDRSGEGTAYGNLGCAYQSLGDYQKAIEYLEKRLRIAQEIGDRSGEGIGYGNLGSAYLSLSEYGQAIEYHEKHLKIAQEIGDRAGEAAAYGDLGNACLSLSEYGQAIEYHEKLLKIAQEIGDRSGEGAGYGNLGCVYQSLGDYQKAIEYHEKGLKIAQEIGDRSGEGAAYGNLGCACRSLGDYQKAIEYHEKLLKIAQEIGDRSGEGAAYGNLGCACRSLGDYQKAIEYHEKRLKIAQEIGDRSGEGAAYGNLGCAYQSLGDYQKAIQYYEKRLKIAQEIGDRSGEGAAYGNFGCACRSLGDYQKAIEYHEKQLRIAQQIGDRFGEGAGYGDLGSAYLSLSEYGQAIEYLEKHLKIAQEIGDRSGEGAAYGNLGCACRSLGDYVKAIEYHEKLLKIAQEIGDRSGEGAGYGNLGCVYQSLGDYQKAIEYHEKLLKIAQEIGDRPGEGTAYGNLGCAHQSLGDYQKAIEYHEKLLIIAQEIGDRSGEGTSYGNLGCAYQSLGDNQKAIEHYEKRLKISQEIGDRSGEGASYGNLGSAYLSLSEYGQAIEYHEKRLKIAQEIGDRSGEGAAYGNLGCAYQSLGDYQKAIEYLEKGLIIAEEIGDRSGEGRAYGNLGSTYQSLGDYRKGIEYLEKQLKIAQEIGDRSGEGAAYGNIGSAYLSLGKYGQAIEYHEKRLKIAQEIGYRSGEGAAYGNLGSTYHSLGDFGKAIEYHEKQLKIAQEIGDRSGEGAAYENLGISYHLLGDYRKGIEYLEKSLKIAQEIGERDREGTTYREIGKFYFSLEQFENAADNFGCSLEAFNAVRSCLKSKDEWKIKFRELYETTFSGLWKSLLRIQKLDEALLAAERGRAQTLSDNLLIQYKLPASLSAATIYPRETISHLLTEVSLPIIFLAIEGLTINIWFLSRGKKVIFRRGRLEGDRTENDPVRALLQSCLEKIRNEVSVRCEDRTMDELTRDCPSSREVCEEVKKPFQSLDNHFKAFYDGIIGPVVDLLGPQDDELVIVPDSALCFTPWAAVIESIRIRTVPSLTSYQLLLSVPEGHHKKTGALLVGNPCLKELKKPLDDLPGAQKEVEMIASILSTRPLTGRRATKAEVIGRMSSVGLIHIAAHGNELTGEIALSPNPGWASKFPQRKDYILKISDVQAANLRARLVVLSCCHSGRGRIFKGEGVVGIARAFLAAGARSVLVSLWAIDDEATMVFMKSFYQHLKEGKTASVAIHQSMKSLRESEEFSEMRYWAPFQLIGDDVKIQFEAEDDVKE